A single Populus nigra chromosome 13, ddPopNigr1.1, whole genome shotgun sequence DNA region contains:
- the LOC133670633 gene encoding putative disease resistance protein RGA4, which translates to MADAVLSALACTIMGNLDSSFLQELGLAGSLETERENLNRTIRTIRAVLQDAEEKQWTSEAIKAWLRDLKDAAYDADDLLSDFANEAQQHQQRRDLKNRVRPFFSINYNPLVFRRRMVHKLKSVREKLDSIAMERQKFHLREGAVEIEASSFAWRQTGSLVNESGIYGRRKEKEDLINMLLTSSDDFSVYAICGMGGLGKTTLAQSVYNDGRIEEHFDLRVWVCVSVDFSIQKLTSAIIESIERASPNIQQLDTLLRRLQEKLGGKKFLLMLDDVWEDDHGNWSKLKDALSCGAKGSTVIVTTRLGTAADKMATTPVQHLATLSAEDSLLLFEQLAFGMRSAEERGRLKEIGVAIVNKCGGVPLAIRALGSLMRSKKTVREWLNVKESEIWDLPNEGSWILPALSLSYMNLKQSVKQCFAFCSIFPKDYVMLKERVVALWMANGFISCNGKIDLHDRGEEIFHELVGTSFFQEVKDDGLGNITCKMHDLLHDLAQYIMNGECYLIENDTKLPIPKTVRHVMSASERSLLFASEYKDFKHTSLRSIILPKTGDYESDNLDLFLTQQKHLRALVINIYHQNTLPESICNLKHLRFLDVSYTSIQKLPESITSLQNLQTLNLRCCAKLIQLPKGMKHMKSLVYIDIRDCYSLRFMPCGMGELTCLRKLCIFIVGKEDGRGIGELGRLNNLAGEFRITYLDNVKNSTDARSANLNLKTALLSLTLSWNLKGDYNSSSGQSIPNNVHLEVLDRLQPHSSLKKLRIDEYGGSRFPNWMMNLMLPNLVEIELRDCYNCEQLPPFGKLQFLKDLQLYRMDGVKCIDSHVNGEAQNPFPSLETLTIYSMKRLGQWDACSFPRLRELEISSCPLLDEIPIIPSIKTLTILGGNASLTSFRNFTSITCLSALKSLRIESCYELESLPEEGLRHLTSLEVLEIWSCRRLNSLPMNGLCGLSSLRHLSIHYCNQFASLSEGVQHLTALVDLNLSHCPKLNSLPESIQHLSSLRSLSIQYCTGLTSLPDQIGYLTSLSSLNIRGCSNLVSFPDGVQTLNNLSKLIINNCPNLEKRCEKGRGEDWPKIAHIHNIIINHEEIQ; encoded by the coding sequence ATGGCTGATGCAGTTCTTTCTGCTCTCGCGTGTACAATCATGGGGAACTTGGATTCCTCATTTCTTCAAGAGCTTGGACTTGCTGGGAGCCTAGAGACTGAGCGTGAAAATCTCAACCGCACGATCAGAACTATTCGAGCTGTGCTTCAAGATGCTGAGGAGAAGCAGTGGACGAGTGAGGCTATAAAGGCGTGGCTCAGAGACCTCAAGGATGCAGCTTATGATGCTGATGATTTGCTAAGTGACTTTGCAAATGAAGCTCAGCAGCATCAGCAGCGAAGAGATCTCAAAAATCGAGTACGACCCTTCTTTTCTATCAATTATAATCCACTTGTTTTTCGACGAAGAATGGTGCATAAATTGAAGAGTGTTAGAGAAAAATTAGATTCCATTGCCATGGAGAGACAAAAGTTCCACCTAAGAGAGGGGGCCGTGGAGATAGAAGCAAGTAGTTTTGCTTGGCGTCAGACTGGGTCACTTGTGAATGAATCAGGAATTTATGGaaggagaaaggagaaagaagatCTGATCAACATGCTGCTCACCAGTTCAGATGATTTCTCTGTTTATGCTATATGTGGAATGGGGGGGCTGGGTAAAACAACACTTGCTCAATCAGTCTACAACGACGGAAGAATAGAAGAGCATTTTGATTTGCGGGTTTGGGTGTGTGTATCTGTTGATTTCAGCATTCAAAAATTGACTAGTGCCATCATTGAGTCCATTGAACGCGCTAGTCCAAATATTCAACAGTTGGATACTCTTCTACGACGCCTCCAAGAAAAGTTAGGTGGTAAGAAGTTTTTGCTCATGTTGGATGATGTGTGGGAAGATGACCATGGTAACTGGAGCAAATTGAAAGACGCATTGAGTTGTGGAGCTAAAGGAAGTACAGTTATTGTGACTACTCGTTTGGGAACTGCTGCTGATAAAATGGCCACAACTCCTGTTCAACATCTGGCGACATTGTCAGCAGAGGATTCCTTGCTTTTATTTGAGCAGCTTGCATTTGGGATGAGAAGTGCAGAAGAGCGTGGTCGCTTGAAAGAGATTGGAGTAGCGATAGTTAACAAGTGTGGCGGGGTTCCCTTGGCGATAAGAGCTCTTGGAAGCCTGATGCGCTCGAAGAAAACTGTACGTGAGTGGTTGAATGTCAAAGAGAGTGAGATTTGGGATCTGCCGAATGAAGGAAGCTGGATTTTACCTGCCTTGAGTTTGAGTTACATGAATCTAAAGCAATCTGTGAAGCAGTGCTTTGCATTTTGCTCTATATTCCCTAAAGATTATGTCATGCTGAAGGAGCGGGTGGTAGCTCTATGGATGGCAAATGGCTTCATTTCTTGCAATGGGAAAATAGATTTGCATGACAGGGGTGAAGAGATTTTCCACGAATTAGTTGGGACGTCTTTTTTTCAAGAAGTCAAGGATGATGGGCTGGGCAACATAACATGTAAAATGCACGATCTTCTCCATGATCTTGCACAGTACATTATGAATGGAGAATGTTATTTGATCGAGAACGATACAAAGTTGCCAATTCCTAAAACAGTTCGTCATGTGATGAGTGCTTCCGAGAGATCACTACTGTTTGCTTCAGAATACAAGGATTTCAAACATACATCTCTGCGCTCAATTATTCTTCCTAAAACAGGAGATTATGAGAGTGATAATTTAGATCTTTTTCTCACTCAACAGAAGCATCTAAGAGCCTTGGTTATAAATATTTACCATCAAAATACATTACCAGAGTCAATTTGTAATTTGAAACATCTAAGGTTTCTAGATGTCTCCTATACCTCCATCCAAAAATTGCCTGAATCAATCACCTCCCTCCAAAACCTTCAGACACTAAATCTGAGATGTTGCGCTAAACTCATCCAATTACCAAAAGGTATGAAGCACATGAAAAGTCTCGTCTATATTGACATCAGAGATTGTTATTCACTTCGATTTATGCCTTGTGGAATGGGAGAGTTGACTTGCCTGCGAAAACTTTGCATTTTCATTGTGGGTAAGGAGGATGGTCGTGGCATAGGGGAGCTGGGAAGGCTGAATAATCTTGCTGGTGAATTTAGAATCACATATCTTGATAATGTTAAGAATTCAACAGATGCCAGAAGTgcgaatttgaatttgaaaacagCTCTTCTATCACTGACTCTATCCTGGAATTTGAAAGGAGATTACAATTCATCTTCGGGGCAATCAATACCAAATAATGTGCATTTGGAGGTTCTTGATAGGCTTCAACCTCATTCAAGTCTGAAGAAGTTGAGAATAGATGAATATGGAGGTTCAAGATTTCCAAATTGGATGATGAACTTGATGCTACCAAATCTAGTGGAGATAGAGCTAAGAGACTGTTACAACTGTGAACAACTTCCACCATTTGGGAAACTACAGTTCCTCAAGGATCTTCAATTATATAGAATGGACGGTGTGAAGTGTATTGACAGCCATGTGAATGGAGAAGCGCAAAATCCATTCCCATCTTTGGAGACGCTGACTATTTATTCAATGAAGAGATTAGGGCAATGGGATGCGTGTAGTTTCCCTCGCCTTCGCGAATTGGAGATCTCTTCCTGCCCTCTGTTGGACGAAATACCAATTATACCCTCCATCAAAACATTAACCATCCTGGGAGGCAACGCTTCATTGACGTCGTTTAGGAATTTCACTTCTATCACCTGCCTTTCTGCTCTTAAAAGCTTGAGAATTGAGAGTTGTTATGAACTTGAAAGCTTACCAGAGGAAGGTCTTCGGCACCTCACTTCTTTGGAGGTTTTAGAGATATGGAGTTGTAGAAGATTAAATTCTCTGCCAATGAATGGGTTGTGTGGCTTATCTTCTCTTCGTCACTTATCGATTCATTATTGTAATCAATTTGCTTCTCTATCTGAGGGAGTGCAACATCTGACGGCACTTGTGGATTTGAATCTTAGTCACTGTCCAAAGCTGAATTCACTGCCTGAGAGTATCCAACATCTCAGTTCTCTCCGATCTCTAAGCATACAGTATTGCACGGGATTAACTTCTTTACCAGATCAGATTGGATATCTCACGTCCCTTTCAAGCTTGAATATTCGGGGTTGCTCTAATTTGGTGTCTTTTCCAGATGGGGTGCAGACTCTCAACAACCTCAGCAAGTTGATAATTAATAACTGTCCAAATTTGGAGAAGAGATGTGAGAAAGGGAGAGGAGAAGACTGGCCTAAGATAGCTCACATCCATAACATTATAATCAACCATGAAGAAATCCAATGA
- the LOC133671619 gene encoding putative disease resistance protein RGA4 yields the protein MFYLLRICLPFICSPPLLCVFLAPFLLLLNIHFFSIPKQAMADAILSALATTIMGNLDSSFLQELGLAGSLETELENLNRTIRTIRAVLQDAEEKQWTGEAIKAWLRDLKDAAYDADDLLSDFANEARRHQQRRDLKNRVRSFFSINYNPLVFRRRMVHKLKSVREKLDAIAMERQKFHLREGAVEIEASSFAWRQTGSLVNESGIYGRRKEKEDLINMLLTSSDDFSVYAICGMGGLGKTTLAQSVYNDRRIEEHFDLRVWVCVSVDFSIQKLTSAIIESIERASPNIQQLDTLLRRLQEKLGGKKFLLILDDVWEDDHGNWSKLKDALSCGAKGSTVIVTTRLGTAADKMATTPVQHLATLSAEDSLLLFEQLAFGMRSAEERGRLKEIGVAIVNKCGGVPLAIRALGSLMRSKKTVREWLNVKESEIWDLPNEGSWILPALSLSYMNLKPSVKQCFAFCSIFPKDYVMLKERLVALWMANGFISCNGKIDLHDRGEEIFHELVGRCFFQEVKDDGLGNITCKMHDLLHDLAQYIMNGECYLIEDDTKLSIPKTVRHVGASERSLLFAPEYKDFKHTSLRSIILPKRVRHESDNLDLCFTQQKHLRALVININDQNTLPESICNLKLLRFLDVSLSSIQILPESITSLQNLQTLNLKGCNKLIQLPEDMRRMQSLVYVDITDCFSLRFMPLGMGELTCLQKLGIFVVGKEDGRGIEELGRLNNLAGELSITDLDNVKNSTDARSANLNLKTALLSLNLSWNLNESYNSPSGQSIPNNVHSEVLDRLLPHSNLKKLSIEGYGGSRFPNWMMNLMLPNLVEIELKGCYNCEQLPPFGKLQFLKNLQLYRMDGVKCIDSHVYGDAQNPFPSLGTLAIYSMKRLEQWDACSFPRLRELEISSCPLLDEISIIPSVKTLIIRGGSASLTSFRNFTSITSLSTLKSLRIEDCHELESLPEEGLQNLTSLEILEIWRCRRLNSLPMNGLCGLSSLRHLAINFCDQFDSLSEGVRHLTALEDLELGNCPELNSLPESIRHLTSLRTLRIWQCKGLTSLPNQIGYLTSLSSLEIWGCPNLVSFPDGVQSLSNLSKLTIDDCPNLEKRCAKKRGEDWPKIAHIPSIQINDEEIQ from the coding sequence ATGTTTTATCTTCTCCGTATTTGCTTGCCATTTATTTGCTCACCTCCCCTGCTTTGCGTTTTCCTTGCACCTTTTCTACTTCTTCTAAACATCCATTTCTTTTCCATTCCAAAACAAGCAATGGCTGATGCAATTCTTTCTGCTCTCGCGACTACAATCATGGGGAACTTGGATTCCTCATTTCTTCAAGAGCTTGGACTTGCTGGGAGCCTAGAGACTGAGCTTGAAAATCTCAACCGCACGATCAGAACTATTCGAGCTGTGCTTCAAGATGCTGAGGAGAAGCAGTGGACGGGTGAGGCTATAAAGGCGTGGCTCCGAGACCTCAAGGATGCAGCTTATGATGCTGATGATTTGCTAAGTGACTTTGCAAATGAAGCTCGGCGGCATCAGCAGCGAAGAGATCTCAAAAATCGAGTACGATCCTTCTTTTCTATCAATTATAATCCACTTGTTTTTCGACGAAGAATGGTGCATAAATTGAAGAGTGTTAGAGAAAAATTAGATGCCATTGCCATGGAGAGACAAAAGTTCCACCTAAGAGAGGGGGCCGTGGAGATAGAAGCTAGTAGTTTTGCTTGGCGTCAGACTGGGTCACTTGTGAATGAATCAGGAATTTATGGaaggagaaaggagaaagaagatCTGATCAACATGCTGCTCACCAGTTCAGATGATTTCTCTGTTTATGCTATATGTGGAATGGGGGGGCTGGGTAAAACAACACTTGCTCAATCAGTCTACAACGACCGAAGAATAGAAGAGCATTTTGATTTGCGGGTTTGGGTGTGTGTATCTGTTGATTTCAGCATTCAAAAATTGACTAGTGCCATCATTGAGTCCATTGAACGCGCTAGTCCAAATATTCAACAGTTGGATACTCTTCTACGACGCCTCCAAGAAAAGTTAGGTGGTAAGAAGTTTTTGCTCATATTGGACGATGTTTGGGAAGATGACCATGGTAACTGGAGCAAATTGAAAGACGCATTGAGTTGTGGAGCTAAAGGAAGTACAGTTATTGTGACTACTCGTTTGGGAACTGCTGCTGATAAAATGGCCACAACTCCTGTTCAACATTTGGCAACATTGTCAGCAGAGGATTCCTTGCTTTTATTTGAGCAGCTTGCATTTGGGATGAGAAGTGCAGAAGAGCGTGGTCGCTTGAAAGAGATCGGAGTAGCGATAGTTAACAAGTGTGGCGGGGTTCCCTTGGCGATAAGAGCTCTTGGAAGCCTGATGCGCTCGAAGAAAACTGTACGTGAGTGGTTGAATGTCAAAGAGAGTGAGATTTGGGATCTGCCGAATGAAGGAAGCTGGATTTTACCTGCCTTGAGTTTGAGTTACATGAATCTAAAGCCATCTGTGAAGCAGTGCTTTGCATTTTGCTCTATATTCCCTAAAGATTATGTCATGCTGAAGGAGCGGTTGGTAGCCCTATGGATGGCAAATGGCTTCATTTCTTGCAATGGGAAAATAGATTTGCATGACAGGGGTGAAGAGATTTTCCACGAATTAGTCGGGAGGTGTTTTTTTCAAGAAGTCAAGGATGATGGGCTGGGCAATATAACATGTAAAATGCACGATCTTCTCCATGATCTTGCACAGTACATTATGAATGGAGAATGTTATTTGATCGAGGACGATACAAAGTTGTCAATTCCTAAAACAGTTCGTCATGTGGGCGCTTCCGAGAGATCACTACTGTTTGCTCCAGAATACAAGGATTTCAAACATACATCTCTGCGCTCAATTATTCTTCCTAAAAGAGTTCGTCATGAGAGTGATAATTTAGATCTTTGTTTCACTCAACAGAAGCATCTAAGAGCCTTGGTTATAAATATTAACGATCAAAATACATTACCAGAGtcaatttgtaatttaaaaCTTCTAAGGTTTCTAGATGTCTCCCTTTCCTCCATCCAAATATTGCCTGAATCAATCACCTCCCTCCAAAACCTTCAGACACTAAATCTAAAAGGTTGCAATAAACTCATCCAATTACCAGAAGATATGAGGCGCATGCAAAGTCTCGTCTATGTTGACATAACAGATTGTTTTTCACTTCGATTTATGCCTCTTGGAATGGGAGAGTTGACTTGCCTGCAAAAACTTGGCATATTTGTTGTGGGTAAGGAGGATGGTCGTGGCATAGAGGAGCTGGGAAGGCTGAATAATCTTGCTGGTGAATTGAGCATCACAGATCTTGATAATGTTAAGAATTCAACAGATGCCAGAAGTgcgaatttgaatttgaagacAGCTCTTCTATCACTGAATTTATCATGGAATTTGAATGAAAGTTACAATTCACCTTCGGGGCAATCAATACCAAATAATGTGCATTCGGAGGTCCTTGATAGGCTTCTACCTCATTCAAATCTGAAGAAGTTGAGTATAGAAGGATATGGAGGCTCAAGATTTCCAAATTGGATGATGAACTTGATGCTACCAAATCTAGTGGAGATAGAGTTAAAAGGTTGTTACAACTGTGAACAACTTCCACCATTTGGGAAACTACAGTTCCTCAAGAATCTTCAATTATATAGAATGGACGGTGTGAAGTGTATTGACAGCCATGTGTATGGAGATGCGCAAAATCCATTCCCATCTTTGGGGACACTGGCTATTTATTCAATGAAGAGATTAGAGCAATGGGATGCGTGTAGTTTCCCTCGCCTTCGAGAATTGGAGATCTCTTCGTGCCCTCTGTTGGACGAAATATCAATTATACCTTCCGTCAAAACATTAATCATCAGGGGAGGCAGCGCTTCATTGACGTCGTTTAGGAATTTCACTTCTATCACCTCCCTTTCTACTCTTAAAAGCTTGAGAATTGAGGATTGTCACGAACTTGAAAGCTTACCAGAGGAAGGTCTTCAGAACCTCACTTCTTTAGAGATTTTAGAGATATGGAGATGTAGAAGATTAAATTCTCTGCCAATGAATGGGCTGTGTGGCTTATCTTCTCTTCGTCACTTAGCGATTAATTTTTGCGATCAATTTGATTCTCTATCTGAGGGAGTGCGACATCTGACGGCACTTGAGGATTTGGAGCTTGGAAATTGTCCAGAGCTGAATTCATTGCCTGAGAGTATCCGACATCTCACTTCTCTCCGAACTCTAAGGATATGGCAATGCAAGGGATTAACTTCTTTGCCAAATCAGATTGGATATCTCACGTCCCTTTCAAGCTTGGAGATTTGGGGTTGCCCAAATTTGGTTTCTTTTCCAGATGGAGTACAGAGTCTCAGCAACCTCAGCAAGTTGACAATTGATGATTGTCCAAATTTGGAGAAGAGGTGCGcgaaaaagagaggagaggatTGGCCTAAGATAGCTCACATCCCTTCCATTCAAATCAACGACGAAGAAATCCAATGA
- the LOC133670519 gene encoding probable aquaporin NIP-type, producing the protein MARKSDGIESQEITSMEEGLATPTDPKENGKFDCCTSPAAVTITQKLIAEAIGTYFVIFAGCGSVAVNNIYGSVTFPGVCVTWGLIVMVMIYSLGHISGAHFNPAVTIAFAIFRRFPSWQVPLYIIAQLMGSILASGTLALALDVTPEAFFGTVPAGSDGQSLVLEIIISFLLMFVISGVSTDDRAVGDLAGIAVGMTILLNVFVAGPVSGASMNPARSIGPALVKHQFKGLWVYIVGPMTGAIAGAFAYNLIRWTDKPLGELTKVGSFIKSASKNYAS; encoded by the exons ATGGCTAGAAAGTCCGATGGAATTGAAAGCCAAGAGATTACGAGCATGGAAGAAGGTCTTGCCACACCCACTGACCccaaagaaaatggaaaatttGATTGCTGTACATCACCTGCAGCCGTGACCATCACACAAAAG TTGATTGCTGAGGCTATTGGAACGTACTTTGTGATATTTGCGGGATGTGGATCCGTTGCTGTGAACAATATCTATGGGTCGGTGACCTTTCCAGGCGTATGTGTGACATGGGGTTTAATTGTAATGGTTATGATATATTCACTTGGTCACATTTCTGGAGCACATTTCAACCCCGCTGTCACCATCGCTTTCGCCATTTTTCGCCGGTTTCCTTCATGGCAG GTTCCATTGTACATCATAGCTCAGCTAATGGGATCGATTCTTGCTAGTGGCACACTAGCTCTAGCGCTTGATGTAACCCCAGAAGCATTTTTCGGAACTGTACCGGCCGGTTCAGATGGGCAGTCATTGGTTCTTGAGATCATCATCTCCTTCCTCTTGATGTTTGTCATCTCCGGCGTATCCACAGATGATAGGGCG GTGGGAGATCTTGCTGGGATTGCTGTTGGAATGACTATACTCTTGAATGTCTTCGTTGCTGG gCCGGTTTCAGGAGCTTCGATGAACCCTGCGAGGAGCATAGGCCCTGCCCTTGTTAAGCATCAATTCAAAGGATTATGGGTCTACATCGTAGGACCGATGACTGGAGCCATAGCAGGAGCCTTCGCCTATAACCTGATAAGATGGACAGACAAGCCGCTCGGTGAGCTAACCAAGGTTGGTTCGTTCATCAAGAGCGCGTCAAAGAACTACGCTTCTTAG
- the LOC133670831 gene encoding L10-interacting MYB domain-containing protein-like, with amino-acid sequence MEGLESFDKAAWTKEMVHIFCDICIKAIDMGMRPNTHFDKTGWKFLITSFKEQTGHAFTKTQLKNKWDGCKKDWRIWNKLVSETGVGWNSELGTISASDEWWKQKIQEIRGAKKFRHVGIEQSLKNKFDRMFSNIVATGAYAWAPSSGVPADSDVDHGTSNADIAHDGLEEGSGDSEEDVIPDFQTDMARMVGGINMSSSSNTKSGDKRKERDHYDVRGRKKKTSGIQLLSRCNQLLESISTKSDSTSINLDREGCSIREVMAELHSIPGVSIEDEFHDFATEYLSLRRKREMWASMGDKEQKLRWLQRMYARTKRA; translated from the exons atGGAAGGTCTTGAATCTTTTGATAAGGCTGCTTGGACAAAGGAAATGGTGCATATATTTTGTGATATATGCATTAAGGCAATTGATATGGGAATGAGACCTAATACTCATTTTGATAAAACGGGGTGGAAATTTCTTATAACATCCTTCAAAGAACAAACTGGTCATGCATTCACCAAAacacaattgaaaaacaaatgggatGGATGCAAAAAGGATTGGAGGATATGGAATAAGCTGGTTTCTGAAACTGGTGTTGGCTGGAATAGTGAATTAGGCACAATTTCAGCTAGCGATGAGTGGtggaaacaaaaaattcag gaAATTAGAGGAGCCAAAAAATTCAGACATGTCGGTATTGAGCagtctttgaaaaataaatttgaccgAATGTTTTCCAACATTGTCGCAACTGGAGCATATGCATGGGCTCCTTCATCAGGTGTACCTGCTGACAGTGATGTTGATCATGGTACAAGCAATGCCGACATTGCTCATGATGGTTTGGAAGAGGGCAGCGGTGATTCGGAGGAAGATGTGATTCCAGATTTCCAGACTGACATGGCTCGAATGGTTGGAGGGATAAATATGTCTAGCAGCAGCAACACAAAAAGCGgtgacaaaagaaaagaacgaGATCATTATGATGTGCGaggtagaaagaagaaaacatctgGAATTCAGCTGCTGTCAAGGTGCAATCAACTACTTGAGAGTATATCGACTAAGAGTGATTCCACGTCTATTAATTTGGATCGCGAAGGCTGTAGTATTCGCGAGGTGATGGCCGAGCTGCACTCAATTCCTGGAGTTTCAATTGAAGATGAGTTCCACGACTTTGCTACAGAGTATTTGagtttaagaagaaaaagagaaatgtGGGCTAGTATGGGTGATAAGGAGCAGAAGTTGAGATGGCTGCAACGAATGTATGCACGCACTAAACGTGCTTAG
- the LOC133670832 gene encoding protein ALP1-like yields MDDSRFNDIFNGDFDCNYDNVMNRIVDHINYPSCEGSGASFSGAGDDSDGNDADDSNDDSDDDGDDDRMRWLTEVLRGHWKRSVNMFRMDATTLLSLCTELETHHGLKPSRRMSVIEKVAMFLFTIAVGASNRQVQERFQHSGETISRCFKEVLKSLCLFAVEVIKPVDPQFTSIPREIAMNPRFMPHFKNCVGAIDGTHVRACIPSANQIPYIGRKGVPTQNVMAACSFDMQFIFVWAGWEGSAHDTRIFLEAIDNSNIKFPKPPEGKYYLVDAGYPNEYGYLGPYKGERYHFQEFRRRGQPSGRKEVFNRAHSSLRNVIERSFGVWKQRWKILQNMPAYPYKTQVEIVVASMALHNYIRRRSQDDEVFSEYDRNPNLIPDDFLPDIVQVSAVQGSQRPSRKDFVRDGIANSLMEQ; encoded by the exons ATGGATGATTCACGGTTTAATGACATATTTAATGGGGATTTCGATTGCAATTATGATAATGTAATGAACCGCATTGTAGACCACATTAATTATCCTAGTTGTGAAGGTAGTGGTGCCTCATTTTCTGGTGCTGGAGATGACAGTGATGGAAACGACGCCGACGATAGTAACGATGACAGTGATGATGACGGTGACGATGACA GGATGCGTTGGTTGACAGAGGTTTTAAGAGGTCATTGGAAACGAAGTGTTAACATGTTCAGGATGGATGCAACCACTTTGTTGAGTCTGTGCACTGAATTAGAAACGCACCATGGCTTAAAACCGTCAAGAAGAATGAGCGTTATTGAAAAGGTGGCAATGTTTCTATTTACAATAGCAGTTGGAGCGTCAAATAGACAAGTGCAGGAACGATTTCAGCATTCAGGTGAAACTATTAGTAGATGTTTTAAAGAAGTGCTTAAATCATTATGTTTGTTTGCTGTGGAAGTCATAAAACCAGTAGATCCACAATTTACGAGCATACCAAGAGAAATTGCTATGAATCCAAGATTTATGCCACATTTCAAG AATTGTGTCGGTGCAATTGATGGAACACATGTTCGTGCCTGCATACCATCTGCAAATCAAATTCCATATATTGGAAGAAAAGGTGTACCAACACAAAATGTCATGGCTGCTTGTAGTTTCGACATGCAATTCATCTTCGTGTGGGCAGGATGGGAAGGCAGTGCACACGATACACGTATTTTTCTGGAGGCTATTGACAATAGCAATATCAAATTTCCAAAACCTCCAGAAG GAAAATACTATTTGGTTGATGCTGGATATCCAAACGAGTATGGGTATTTAGGTCCCTACAAAGGCGAGAGGTATCACTTCCAAGAATTTAGGCGGCGTGGACAACCAAGTGGTCGGAAAGAAGTGTTTAATCGTGCACACTCGTCACTACGTAACGTGATCGAACGTTCTTTTGGGGTATGGAAACAAAGGTggaaaattttgcaaaacatgcCTGCTTATCCATACAAAACACAAGTTGAGATTGTAGTTGCATCAATGGCACTACATAACtatattagaaggagatcgcaagATGATGAAGTTTTTTCTGAGTATGATCGCAACCCTAATTTAATTCCAGATGACTTTTTACCTGATATTGTTCAGGTTTCAGCCGTTCAAGGCTCACAAAGGCCTTCACGTAAGGATTTTGTACGCGATGGAATTGCAAATAGTTTGATGGAACAATAA